One stretch of Cohnella algarum DNA includes these proteins:
- a CDS encoding ABC transporter substrate-binding protein: MENNRKTRFALKSASAAVIASALLLSACSGKESGSSPSQDPSGKVTLAFMTQSSPLAPADPNEKLINKRLEEKMNVRIDWINYTKDAFVEKRNLAMASGDFPDAIFDAGYGDYELLKLAKDGAIIPLNDLIDRHMPNFKKVLEEAPEYKSMITAPDGNIYAFPWIEELGSGKERIQAVDAVPWINVEWLDKLGLEMPKTTEELKDVLIAFKTRDPNGNGHADEIPLSFINKPGAEDLVFLFGSFGLGENPDHAVVTNEGKVVFAPAEEGYRNAVGYIGELYKEGLIDVEAITQDWNTYVAKGKDQKYGVYFSWDKANITGDNDSYAVMSPLAGPDGRVNVAQTNALGFHRGRMVITSANKNLETTAKWVDQMYDPIQSVQNNWGTYGDETQQNIFEYDAEKNMLKHLPLNGTAPVELRDKTSVGGPLAILDSYYGKYTTLPDDAKERMRIVKEVMAPHMQSDFSMPNVFHSIEELERLTTIETDLFAYVLRMRTEWYQNGKIDEQWDGYLKELDRLGLKEWLEIKQTGYDRAANP, from the coding sequence ATGGAAAATAACCGAAAAACGAGATTCGCCCTCAAATCCGCGTCCGCGGCCGTCATCGCTTCCGCGCTCCTGCTGTCGGCCTGCAGCGGCAAGGAGAGCGGCAGTTCGCCCAGCCAGGACCCAAGCGGCAAAGTCACGCTGGCGTTCATGACCCAAAGCTCGCCGCTCGCGCCGGCGGATCCAAACGAAAAGCTGATCAACAAGCGGCTGGAGGAGAAAATGAACGTCCGCATCGACTGGATCAACTATACGAAAGACGCGTTCGTGGAAAAGCGGAATCTCGCCATGGCGAGCGGCGATTTTCCCGACGCGATTTTCGATGCCGGGTACGGCGACTATGAGCTGCTCAAGCTGGCCAAAGACGGGGCGATCATTCCGCTGAACGACCTGATCGACCGGCATATGCCCAACTTCAAGAAGGTGTTGGAAGAAGCCCCGGAGTACAAGTCGATGATTACCGCGCCGGACGGGAACATCTACGCCTTTCCTTGGATCGAAGAGCTCGGCAGCGGCAAGGAGCGGATTCAGGCGGTCGACGCCGTCCCGTGGATCAATGTCGAATGGCTCGACAAGCTCGGGCTTGAAATGCCGAAGACGACGGAGGAACTGAAGGATGTGCTGATCGCGTTCAAGACCCGGGATCCGAACGGGAACGGGCATGCGGACGAAATTCCGCTGTCCTTTATCAATAAGCCGGGCGCCGAGGATCTGGTCTTTCTCTTCGGCTCGTTCGGCCTCGGGGAAAATCCGGATCACGCGGTCGTCACGAACGAAGGCAAGGTCGTCTTTGCGCCCGCCGAAGAAGGGTACAGGAACGCCGTCGGCTATATCGGCGAGCTGTACAAGGAAGGCTTGATCGACGTTGAAGCGATTACGCAAGACTGGAACACGTATGTCGCCAAAGGAAAAGACCAAAAGTACGGCGTGTACTTCTCGTGGGACAAGGCGAACATTACGGGCGACAACGACAGCTACGCCGTGATGTCTCCGCTTGCCGGACCGGACGGGCGCGTCAACGTGGCCCAAACGAACGCGCTCGGCTTTCACCGCGGCCGGATGGTCATCACGAGCGCCAACAAGAACCTGGAGACGACGGCCAAGTGGGTCGACCAAATGTACGACCCGATCCAATCCGTCCAGAACAACTGGGGAACGTATGGCGACGAAACGCAGCAGAATATTTTCGAATACGACGCGGAGAAAAACATGCTGAAGCATCTGCCGCTGAACGGGACCGCTCCGGTGGAACTGCGGGACAAGACGAGCGTCGGCGGTCCGCTCGCGATTCTGGACAGCTACTATGGCAAGTACACCACCTTGCCGGACGACGCCAAGGAGCGCATGCGGATCGTCAAGGAAGTGATGGCGCCCCATATGCAATCGGACTTTTCCATGCCGAACGTCTTTCATTCGATCGAAGAGCTGGAGCGTCTGACGACGATCGAAACGGATCTGTTCGCCTACGTCCTGAGAATGCGGACCGAATGGTATCAGAACGGGAAGATCGACGAGCAGTGGGACGGCTATCTGAAGGAGCTTGACCGGCTGGGGCTGAAGGAATGGCTCGAAATCAAGCAAACCGGCTACGACAGAGCCGCGAATCCATGA
- a CDS encoding carbohydrate ABC transporter permease has translation MPVKHSRTDRLLLAVNAVGLSAAVLLVVVPLAYIAAASFMDPSVLLSRGLSFNVSDWSLDGYRKILGNPAMVRGFGNAVLYSVSFAFVTVTVSVFAGYALSDRRLKGRGYFMTFFLITMFFGGGLVPTYLLVKNLGLLDTVWAVIIPGSVNVWNIILARTFFRGVPVELKEAANVDGASEAKIFFHIVLPLSKPIVFVLALYAFVGQWNAYFDAMIYLDDPKLHPLQLVLRSILIQNQVDPGMISDRLAMAELKRLSEIIKYAAIVISSLPLVVMYPFFQKYFEKGVMVGSLK, from the coding sequence ATGCCTGTCAAACATTCCCGAACCGACCGCCTCCTGCTTGCCGTAAACGCCGTCGGTCTGTCCGCGGCCGTCCTGCTCGTCGTCGTTCCGCTCGCGTACATCGCGGCGGCTTCCTTCATGGATCCTTCCGTGCTGCTGAGCCGCGGCTTGTCGTTCAACGTCTCCGACTGGTCTCTGGACGGCTACCGGAAGATTCTGGGCAATCCGGCCATGGTCCGGGGGTTCGGAAACGCCGTGCTGTACTCGGTCTCCTTCGCCTTCGTCACCGTAACCGTATCCGTATTCGCGGGCTACGCGCTGTCGGATCGCAGGTTGAAAGGACGCGGGTATTTCATGACCTTTTTCCTGATCACGATGTTTTTCGGAGGCGGGCTCGTTCCCACGTACCTGCTGGTTAAAAATCTCGGCCTGCTCGATACGGTCTGGGCGGTGATCATTCCCGGATCGGTCAATGTGTGGAACATCATCCTGGCGCGGACGTTCTTCAGAGGCGTGCCGGTCGAGCTGAAGGAGGCCGCCAACGTCGACGGCGCTTCCGAGGCGAAGATTTTTTTCCATATCGTCCTCCCGCTTTCCAAGCCGATCGTATTCGTGCTTGCGCTGTACGCCTTCGTCGGGCAGTGGAACGCCTACTTCGACGCGATGATCTACCTGGACGACCCGAAATTGCACCCGCTGCAGCTCGTTCTGCGGTCGATCCTGATCCAGAACCAGGTCGATCCCGGCATGATTTCCGACCGGCTCGCGATGGCGGAACTCAAGCGACTGTCCGAGATTATCAAATACGCGGCGATCGTCATTTCCAGCCTGCCGCTTGTCGTGATGTACCCGTTCTTCCAGAAATATTTCGAAAAAGGCGTCATGGTCGGATCCCTGAAATAA
- a CDS encoding ABC transporter permease, giving the protein MQQTSKVGFLYLLLAPALILTLIFKYGPMYGAVIAFKDFNPIKGIWGSDWVGLKHFDKLFSSPNFDVIFMNTLKLSLYGLVLGFPVPILLALMLNQIRKARVKKNIQLFLYAPNFISVVVIVGMLFIFLSPTGPVNQLLAWFADKPIMFMSNPEYFRWLYILSDIWTTAGWSSIIYVAALANVDPELHHAANLDGASLLQRIRHIDLPTIRPIMAIVFILAAGGIMSIGFEKAYLMQTAANLPASEIIPTYVYKLGLQSGDYAYSSAVGLFNSVINVILLAAVNFIVKRLNEGEGLY; this is encoded by the coding sequence TTGCAGCAAACGAGCAAGGTAGGCTTTCTTTATTTGCTTCTGGCGCCGGCCCTGATCCTGACCTTGATTTTCAAATACGGCCCGATGTACGGCGCGGTCATCGCCTTCAAGGATTTCAACCCGATCAAGGGGATATGGGGGAGCGATTGGGTAGGGCTCAAGCATTTCGACAAGCTTTTCTCGTCGCCGAATTTCGACGTCATTTTTATGAATACGCTTAAATTAAGCTTGTACGGGCTCGTTCTCGGTTTTCCCGTCCCGATCCTGCTTGCGCTCATGTTGAACCAGATTCGCAAGGCAAGGGTCAAGAAGAACATTCAGCTTTTTTTGTACGCCCCGAACTTCATCTCCGTCGTCGTCATCGTCGGCATGCTGTTCATCTTTCTGTCGCCGACCGGGCCTGTCAACCAACTGCTCGCCTGGTTCGCGGACAAGCCGATCATGTTTATGTCGAACCCCGAATATTTCCGGTGGCTATACATTTTATCGGATATTTGGACGACGGCCGGCTGGTCCTCCATTATTTACGTTGCCGCGCTGGCGAACGTGGACCCCGAACTGCACCACGCGGCGAATCTGGACGGCGCCAGCCTGCTGCAGCGAATCCGGCATATCGATCTGCCGACCATCCGGCCGATCATGGCGATCGTGTTCATTTTGGCCGCGGGCGGCATCATGTCGATCGGGTTCGAGAAGGCTTATCTGATGCAGACGGCCGCGAATTTGCCGGCGTCCGAGATCATTCCGACCTACGTGTACAAGCTGGGCTTGCAGTCGGGGGATTACGCCTATTCCTCCGCCGTGGGGCTGTTCAATTCCGTCATCAACGTCATTTTGCTTGCCGCCGTCAACTTTATCGTCAAAAGGCTGAACGAGGGCGAAGGTCTCTACTGA
- a CDS encoding LacI family DNA-binding transcriptional regulator, producing MAKEKVTIQDIADALGISRNTASKALNGNENIPAETRNKVIKKAIELKYKQFALMESENLLPKNSGNIALLTVNLPNTSHFGSALISGLEKRISAEGYNLSIHIVRDIDIASRSLPNNFDPSNVDGIVCIELFDLAYSKLVTQLGIPTIFVDCSAFVCYPDFPADILLMENEHSIYSLARKLIESGCESFGFVGDVQHCLSFHERWVGFNRALSEAGIKLDLDQCIVDDDRLFFSEPDWMEERLDRMAKLPSVFVCANDFIAVGLMKALKNRQLSIPQDTVVCGFDNAPESVIVEPHLTTVHIYSNEMGIKAAEMLLSRIQDPNQPYQISHIYTRPIVRETTPSIAWP from the coding sequence ATGGCGAAGGAGAAAGTAACGATTCAAGACATCGCCGACGCTTTGGGCATTTCCCGGAATACGGCCTCCAAGGCGCTGAACGGCAACGAGAACATTCCGGCGGAGACCCGCAATAAAGTGATCAAAAAGGCGATCGAATTGAAATACAAGCAATTCGCGTTGATGGAAAGCGAGAACCTGTTGCCCAAAAACTCGGGCAACATCGCGCTGCTGACGGTGAACCTGCCCAATACCTCCCACTTCGGCTCGGCTCTCATCAGCGGCCTGGAGAAAAGAATCAGCGCGGAAGGCTATAATTTGTCCATCCACATCGTCCGGGACATCGACATTGCGTCCCGGTCGCTGCCGAACAACTTCGATCCGTCCAACGTGGACGGGATCGTCTGCATCGAGCTGTTCGACCTGGCGTACAGCAAGCTCGTGACGCAGCTCGGGATTCCGACCATTTTTGTCGACTGCTCGGCCTTCGTTTGCTACCCGGATTTTCCGGCCGACATTCTGCTGATGGAGAACGAGCACAGCATCTATTCGCTGGCCCGGAAGCTGATCGAAAGCGGTTGCGAAAGCTTCGGGTTCGTAGGGGACGTTCAGCATTGCCTCAGCTTTCACGAGAGATGGGTCGGCTTTAACCGCGCGCTGTCCGAGGCGGGCATCAAGCTCGACCTCGACCAATGCATCGTGGACGACGATCGCCTTTTCTTCTCCGAGCCCGATTGGATGGAGGAGCGGCTGGACCGGATGGCCAAGCTCCCCTCGGTCTTTGTGTGCGCCAACGATTTTATCGCCGTCGGCTTAATGAAAGCGCTCAAAAACCGGCAGCTTTCCATTCCGCAGGATACCGTCGTTTGCGGCTTCGACAACGCGCCCGAATCCGTCATCGTGGAGCCTCATCTGACTACCGTCCATATCTATAGCAACGAAATGGGCATCAAGGCTGCGGAGATGCTGCTTTCCCGCATTCAAGATCCGAATCAGCCGTATCAAATTTCCCATATTTACACCCGGCCGATCGTCCGGGAGACGACCCCGAGCATCGCCTGGCCTTGA
- a CDS encoding MarR family winged helix-turn-helix transcriptional regulator, which translates to MIQGDEKSQTDLRLFRVWLKASKTVFNLIAKDIERYGISMENFMILELLYSKGPHTIQKISETFSIPSGSITYVVDKLEKNEFVKRHPNPTDRRISNVVLTEKGQRLFQEIFPQHVEAISRILSPLNKEEKTDLTELLKKVGLGAVNA; encoded by the coding sequence TTGATCCAAGGAGACGAAAAAAGTCAAACGGATTTGCGGCTTTTCCGCGTCTGGCTCAAAGCCAGCAAAACCGTTTTTAATCTAATCGCAAAAGATATCGAAAGATATGGAATAAGCATGGAAAATTTCATGATCCTGGAACTTCTTTACAGCAAGGGCCCTCACACCATTCAAAAAATCAGCGAAACCTTTTCCATTCCCAGCGGAAGCATTACGTACGTTGTGGACAAGCTGGAGAAAAACGAATTTGTAAAGAGGCACCCCAATCCGACAGACCGGCGGATTTCTAATGTCGTATTAACCGAGAAAGGGCAGCGTCTGTTTCAAGAAATTTTCCCTCAGCACGTCGAAGCGATTTCCCGGATTTTATCGCCCTTAAACAAGGAGGAAAAAACCGACTTGACGGAACTTCTTAAAAAGGTGGGACTTGGCGCTGTCAACGCTTAA
- a CDS encoding pirin family protein encodes MQMKIIHPRDQANGQFDDGKIREQKPIGFPGEGSLISRLGPLFYWAWGHSEGPAEIGFHPHRGFEIITYVIKGNTYHRDTLGTESVVEAEGAQLMQTGSGVHHAEALKEPSESFQIWFEPHLSQAVKRTPTYSHYHAEEFPAGVKDGVTIKTILGNDSPMKIVTDARMWDIRIPKGAVYSHRLAQNRTLAGLAIRGDGYLTTETDLPLHFMHKDFIVIQTEQSGEISLHASDRELRIFMIEVPTEVDYPLYNKRS; translated from the coding sequence ATGCAAATGAAGATCATTCATCCTCGCGACCAAGCGAACGGACAATTCGACGACGGAAAGATTCGCGAGCAAAAGCCGATAGGCTTTCCTGGCGAAGGCTCGCTCATAAGCCGGTTAGGGCCATTATTTTATTGGGCGTGGGGACATTCGGAGGGGCCCGCGGAAATCGGCTTCCATCCGCATCGGGGATTCGAAATCATCACTTATGTGATTAAAGGGAACACGTATCACCGCGATACGCTTGGTACGGAAAGCGTCGTCGAAGCAGAAGGAGCCCAACTCATGCAAACAGGCTCCGGCGTGCACCATGCGGAAGCGTTAAAGGAACCGTCGGAAAGCTTTCAAATTTGGTTTGAACCGCATTTAAGCCAAGCGGTAAAAAGGACGCCGACTTATTCGCACTATCACGCCGAGGAATTCCCCGCAGGGGTCAAAGACGGCGTGACGATCAAAACTATATTGGGAAACGATTCGCCGATGAAGATCGTAACGGATGCCCGAATGTGGGATATCCGTATTCCTAAAGGAGCAGTCTATAGCCATCGTCTTGCGCAAAATCGAACGTTAGCCGGACTGGCGATCAGAGGCGACGGATACTTAACAACGGAAACGGATCTGCCTCTCCATTTTATGCATAAAGATTTTATTGTCATTCAAACGGAACAAAGCGGAGAAATTTCCCTTCATGCTTCGGATCGAGAACTTAGAATCTTTATGATTGAAGTTCCGACGGAAGTCGATTATCCTTTATACAATAAACGAAGTTAA
- a CDS encoding DoxX family protein, translating to MNIFSIVLQVILGLGFIMFGMMKFGSKQMVEGFKHYGYPGWFRVFTGLVELVSGGLTIAGIWNETLAAWGSLLIVITMIGAIVTHLKIKDQVRQMMMPIILLLLGLIVFGIHFETLWG from the coding sequence ATGAACATTTTTTCAATTGTTTTGCAAGTGATTTTAGGGTTAGGTTTTATCATGTTCGGAATGATGAAGTTTGGGTCCAAACAAATGGTGGAAGGATTCAAGCATTACGGTTATCCGGGCTGGTTTCGAGTATTCACGGGATTAGTCGAACTCGTCTCGGGAGGATTGACGATTGCGGGCATTTGGAATGAAACTTTGGCAGCTTGGGGCAGCTTACTTATCGTGATCACGATGATCGGAGCGATCGTTACGCATCTTAAAATCAAAGATCAGGTTCGACAAATGATGATGCCGATCATTTTGCTCCTATTAGGGTTGATCGTGTTTGGGATCCATTTCGAAACGTTATGGGGATAA
- a CDS encoding ABC transporter permease — MKLFFKLARDTKQSFGQFMALVLVVAVGAFFYAGLITYSSNLNAYAKDYFNDHRLSDLHVYYSQISKDDAAGLSEIEGIDKLEGRYTFDAVQVFEDSKASLKIHSIPANNEINTPTLIEGAVPSSKGEILLDSHYAKEHLFHVGDRLRLSVNENDVTFVISGLGENVEYAKKNETQDHKTHGFAYIAEVTASDLLGGLAYNEIMVDAQEGYDIDQLGQAIERQSQHLPYLNQASKERTFSYSKISETIYNNKMMSRVIPLLLFIIEAIILFLTMSRMIDSQRNQVGIMKALGVKNRSIMLHYMGYPLAIGIAGSILGCVIAGLVFIPYVTMSNARAYSLPDISFSFSLFSVIPPILFSSAFGILSCYLSGRTILKENAAQAMRQKPPKKMKKLLIERVPGIWRPLSYSSKLIIRNIFLNKPKAIASSIGVMISTVLLITAFGTQSALLKVANQVEEVYSYDLKVDYATAALTGSPNLPSGIRNSYDLTSFPIAFIKDKEQENATLVVTEKENDLIQFFDKNENELFLENNGVLVPQSYADKYRIAEGDTVHIRFTAPEFKNKTVEMKVLHISAQYSNPSFYCTPAYLKSFGIDYRPTSLLVKADSAADLAHVRDFFEQDQRVETIADQNDLKESARFILQQNSFIFIMFIVCAVILSFGAIYTISNINIYERNRELATLKVLGYQKSKINRLIFFENNILTAFAIVAALPISGYLYGVIVQALSSSHQQIPNQLNVPILLVAVVLAYLLTVLSNLLLRTKVNRIHMIESLKSID, encoded by the coding sequence ATGAAATTATTTTTCAAACTGGCAAGGGATACGAAACAATCGTTCGGACAATTTATGGCCCTGGTTTTGGTTGTCGCCGTAGGCGCTTTCTTCTACGCGGGGCTGATCACTTACAGCAGCAACCTCAATGCGTATGCGAAGGATTATTTTAACGATCATCGATTAAGCGACTTGCACGTTTATTACAGTCAAATTTCCAAAGATGACGCGGCCGGTTTAAGCGAAATCGAAGGGATCGATAAACTGGAAGGACGGTACACCTTCGATGCCGTGCAAGTTTTTGAAGACAGTAAAGCTTCGTTAAAAATTCATTCGATCCCCGCGAACAATGAAATAAACACGCCTACGTTGATAGAAGGCGCCGTTCCGTCATCGAAAGGGGAGATTTTATTAGATTCCCATTATGCAAAAGAACATCTTTTTCATGTTGGCGATCGGCTCCGTTTAAGCGTGAATGAAAACGATGTGACGTTCGTCATCAGCGGTTTGGGCGAAAACGTCGAATATGCAAAAAAGAACGAAACCCAGGACCATAAAACCCACGGATTTGCTTATATAGCCGAAGTGACGGCATCCGACCTGTTAGGCGGCTTAGCCTATAATGAAATCATGGTCGATGCGCAAGAAGGCTACGATATCGATCAATTAGGTCAAGCCATCGAACGGCAATCCCAACACCTCCCCTATTTAAACCAAGCAAGCAAAGAGCGGACCTTCAGCTATTCCAAGATCAGCGAGACGATTTACAATAATAAAATGATGAGCAGGGTCATTCCTTTACTGCTCTTTATCATCGAAGCCATCATTCTGTTTCTGACCATGTCGAGGATGATCGATTCTCAAAGAAATCAAGTGGGGATCATGAAGGCTTTGGGGGTCAAAAACAGAAGCATCATGCTCCATTACATGGGATACCCTTTGGCGATCGGCATCGCAGGCTCTATTCTGGGCTGCGTCATTGCCGGATTGGTTTTCATTCCTTACGTAACGATGTCTAATGCGAGGGCTTACTCGCTGCCCGACATTTCATTTTCGTTTTCCCTCTTTTCCGTCATCCCTCCGATCCTCTTCTCCAGCGCTTTCGGAATTCTTTCCTGCTACCTGAGCGGCAGAACGATATTAAAAGAAAATGCGGCCCAGGCGATGCGTCAAAAACCGCCCAAGAAGATGAAGAAGCTGCTTATCGAAAGAGTGCCGGGAATTTGGCGTCCTCTCTCCTACAGTTCCAAACTCATTATCAGAAATATTTTTTTGAATAAACCAAAAGCGATAGCGAGTTCAATCGGCGTGATGATCAGCACGGTTTTATTGATCACGGCTTTCGGCACTCAATCGGCATTGCTTAAAGTAGCGAACCAAGTGGAAGAAGTTTATTCTTACGATTTAAAAGTGGATTATGCAACGGCGGCATTAACGGGCTCGCCAAACCTGCCCTCCGGAATCCGGAACAGCTATGATTTAACTTCCTTTCCAATCGCGTTCATAAAAGACAAAGAGCAGGAAAATGCCACCTTAGTCGTGACGGAAAAGGAGAACGACCTTATTCAATTTTTTGACAAGAATGAAAATGAGTTGTTTTTGGAAAATAACGGTGTGCTGGTCCCCCAATCCTATGCCGACAAATATCGCATCGCGGAAGGGGATACCGTCCACATCCGGTTTACGGCGCCCGAGTTTAAAAATAAAACGGTCGAGATGAAGGTACTGCACATATCCGCGCAGTACTCGAATCCGTCGTTTTACTGCACTCCCGCTTATTTAAAAAGTTTTGGCATCGACTACCGCCCGACCTCGCTTTTGGTCAAAGCCGATAGCGCCGCGGATCTTGCCCACGTTCGCGACTTCTTCGAGCAGGATCAACGCGTAGAAACGATTGCGGATCAAAACGATCTAAAGGAATCGGCCCGATTTATTTTGCAGCAAAACAGTTTTATTTTCATCATGTTTATCGTATGCGCCGTTATTCTGTCCTTCGGCGCGATCTACACGATATCCAACATCAACATTTACGAACGAAATCGCGAGCTTGCGACGCTTAAGGTATTAGGCTACCAGAAAAGTAAAATCAATCGGCTTATCTTTTTTGAAAATAATATTCTAACCGCTTTTGCGATCGTTGCCGCCTTGCCGATAAGCGGCTATCTATATGGGGTGATCGTACAGGCGCTGTCGAGCTCCCATCAGCAAATCCCGAATCAATTAAATGTGCCGATCCTGCTCGTAGCCGTTGTCCTTGCTTATTTGCTTACCGTCCTGTCGAACTTGCTGCTTCGGACAAAAGTAAACCGGATCCATATGATTGAATCCTTAAAAAGCATTGATTAA
- a CDS encoding ATP-binding cassette domain-containing protein, whose translation MKTLIEFRNVAKEYRIGEVPIRALDGVDFTISEGEFVVVLGASGAGKSTILNILGGMDTATSGQVIVGGQEITRFNDKKLTQYRGEKVGFVFQFYNLIPNLNALENVEFAAEVCKNHLDAKEILNKVGLKNRIKNFPSQLSGGEQQRVAIARAVAKNPLLLLCDEPTGALDYETGKTVLKLLQDLNKETKKCVVLVTHNSAITPMADKIIKVKSGRIESVQINEEKQSVEGIEW comes from the coding sequence GTGAAAACGTTAATCGAATTCAGAAACGTAGCAAAGGAATACCGGATAGGGGAAGTCCCGATCAGGGCTTTGGATGGCGTTGATTTTACTATATCCGAAGGGGAATTCGTCGTCGTTCTGGGCGCAAGCGGTGCCGGTAAAAGCACGATTCTGAATATTCTTGGCGGGATGGATACGGCGACTTCCGGTCAAGTAATCGTCGGCGGTCAGGAAATAACCCGATTCAACGACAAAAAGCTGACGCAATATCGCGGCGAAAAAGTGGGCTTCGTTTTTCAATTTTATAATTTGATTCCGAATTTAAATGCGTTGGAAAATGTCGAATTTGCCGCCGAAGTATGCAAAAACCATCTGGACGCTAAAGAAATCCTGAATAAGGTTGGGTTAAAAAATCGAATCAAAAACTTCCCTTCCCAGCTCTCCGGAGGAGAACAGCAAAGAGTCGCGATCGCGAGAGCCGTTGCCAAAAATCCCTTGCTCCTGCTCTGCGACGAACCGACCGGCGCTTTGGATTACGAAACGGGAAAAACGGTGTTGAAGCTTCTTCAGGATTTGAACAAGGAAACGAAAAAATGCGTCGTATTGGTCACGCATAATTCCGCTATCACTCCCATGGCCGACAAAATTATCAAAGTCAAAAGCGGAAGGATCGAAAGCGTTCAGATCAATGAGGAAAAACAAAGCGTCGAAGGGATTGAGTGGTGA
- a CDS encoding ABC transporter permease, whose product MNSVYLAWNLLKRMLNGKKGLLIHLVFPVAAVTVLIAVVGGGGSDVYTIAYANGDRGFAGEYLVREFAGNASYRLSEEASVDALKQSVADREATAGIRIPADFTERLLNGERPEAELFQLSVSEASAAIQLQAETAIGRYADLARTVAASGVAGDDRNAALESVLRQAEKNRISFFATDLGLVPNNGARFATGLLLVFLMINISSTVNLMMEDRRLRTMARAYTAPVRSWEITFGNFLGSFLAGSVQVVLVLLFARYVVGYDFGLPFAVQFLIVELFLLACVGMATAAAGVIRNSRSGGLLNSLLLVPTCMIGGCFWPVSMMPEWMQKLAYFVPQYWAIDAIEKSSAGFGFSEIALHAGILVVFAAVLFGFGSTALQPHKSEA is encoded by the coding sequence ATGAACAGCGTATATTTGGCTTGGAACTTGTTGAAACGAATGCTGAACGGGAAAAAAGGGCTGCTGATTCATCTCGTTTTTCCGGTCGCGGCCGTGACCGTCCTCATTGCGGTCGTCGGAGGCGGCGGGAGCGACGTCTATACGATCGCTTACGCGAACGGCGACCGGGGGTTCGCGGGCGAATACCTCGTTCGCGAATTCGCGGGAAACGCCTCCTACCGGCTGTCGGAGGAGGCGTCCGTCGACGCGCTGAAGCAAAGCGTCGCCGATCGGGAAGCGACGGCCGGCATCCGGATTCCGGCCGACTTCACCGAGCGGCTCCTGAACGGCGAACGGCCGGAAGCGGAGCTGTTCCAGTTGAGCGTCAGCGAAGCTTCCGCCGCGATCCAACTGCAGGCGGAAACCGCCATCGGACGGTACGCGGATCTGGCGAGGACGGTTGCGGCTTCGGGCGTTGCGGGAGACGACCGGAACGCCGCGCTGGAATCGGTTCTCCGGCAGGCGGAGAAAAACCGGATCTCGTTTTTCGCAACCGATCTCGGCCTTGTTCCGAATAACGGCGCCCGTTTTGCGACGGGCCTGCTGCTGGTGTTTCTCATGATCAACATTTCGTCGACGGTGAACCTTATGATGGAAGACCGAAGGCTGCGAACGATGGCCCGGGCGTACACGGCTCCCGTCCGTTCATGGGAAATTACGTTCGGCAATTTCCTCGGCAGCTTTCTCGCGGGAAGCGTCCAAGTCGTGCTCGTCCTGCTGTTCGCCCGTTATGTCGTCGGCTATGATTTCGGACTGCCGTTCGCCGTCCAATTTCTGATCGTGGAGCTGTTCCTGCTGGCTTGCGTCGGCATGGCTACGGCGGCCGCGGGCGTCATCCGCAACAGCCGGTCGGGGGGACTGCTGAACTCGCTGCTCCTCGTTCCGACCTGCATGATCGGCGGCTGCTTCTGGCCGGTTTCCATGATGCCGGAGTGGATGCAAAAGCTCGCTTATTTCGTGCCCCAATACTGGGCGATCGACGCGATCGAAAAAAGCTCGGCCGGCTTCGGTTTTTCCGAAATCGCGCTGCATGCGGGCATACTGGTCGTCTTCGCCGCCGTTTTGTTCGGATTCGGCTCGACGGCTCTGCAGCCGCATAAGAGCGAGGCGTAA